TTCTTCTTTCGTGGATATTCAATCACCAAACCAACCGTTTTTTCCTTTCTCTGTGGAGAATGGGGTACTTTTGCTGGCAATAAATAAATATCACCTTCATTAATTTCTACATCAATCATTTTGCCTTTATCATCTATGATTTTTAAAATCATATCTCCCTCAACCTGGTAGAAAAATTCTGGTGTTTCATTATAATGATAATCTTTTCTATTATTTGGTCCACCAACAACCATCACAATATATTCACCATTATCCCAAACACATTTGTTTCCAACTGGCGGTTTTAATAAATGACGATGTTCATCAATCCACTTTTTAAAATTTAACGGTTGTACTAAATTCATTTTATAGATTTTTATATTAAAGACTTTAAAATTAGTGAATTTTTATGTCTTTAAAAAGTATCTTTCTATTACTTTTTATTACTGAATTAGGCAAACAAGTTTAGCCCTGATTGAAACGACATCCTTTTTTCTATTTCAGAAAAAAGATATAGTGGAAAGCAGGAAATAGCTTCTAATAATTTTACAAACTTTTCGTTCTTCCACCATCAACAGGAATGTTA
The window above is part of the Polaribacter sp. SA4-12 genome. Proteins encoded here:
- a CDS encoding 3-hydroxyanthranilate 3,4-dioxygenase, whose translation is MNLVQPLNFKKWIDEHRHLLKPPVGNKCVWDNGEYIVMVVGGPNNRKDYHYNETPEFFYQVEGDMILKIIDDKGKMIDVEINEGDIYLLPAKVPHSPQRKEKTVGLVIEYPRKKKMKDALEWYCENCGNQLYRKKFKLDNIETDMPIIFDKYYSDTKKCTCKKCGTVMQPPNNTQS